The Chryseobacterium glaciei DNA window AAAAAATATGGCAAAATACCAATACTTTAAAATCAATGGATCAATGGAGCCCATGGAATGATCTTGACCCGAATATGAAAAAAGATTGGACAGGAACAACAGGGCAACAGGGAGAAAAAGTGTGTTGGGAAAGTAAAGAAGCAGGAAATGGCTGCCAGGAAGTGAAAAAAGTAGACCCAGCCAAAAAAAGAATTGATACAGATATTAAATTCTTAACTCCTTACGAAAGTGAAGCTCACGCTTATGTAACCGTAGTTCCGGAAGGAAATGGAAGCAAAGCAACTTGGGGATTTACTTCAAAAATTCCGTATCCTTTTACAGTAATGAAAATGTTTATGAATATGGAAGATGCCATTGGAAAAGATTATCAGAAAGGGCTTTCTCGACTAAAAGAAATGTCTGAAAAACCATAGATTTTAGCTTAAATCAAAATAAAATATTTAAACACAAATAGCACTAATATTTTAAGCACTAATATTCACAAATAAAATTAGTGTCATTTGTGAAAAGAATTTGTGTTATTCGTGTTTAAAAATAAAACTAAACTATAATTTAAAAAAAAGCACACATTATGGCATCAGTAAACGTTTATTTAACATTCAACGGAAATTGTAAAGAAGCATTTGATTTTTACAAATCAGTTTTTGGAGGAGAATATCCTTACATCGGAACTTTTGGAGAAATGCCTCCAATGGAAGGAAAAGAAGCTTCTGAGGAAGACAAAGACAAAATTATGCACGTTTCTCTTCCGATCTCAAAGGAAACTACTTTAATGGGAAGTGATACAGGCGGTGAGTGGGCTTCTAACTATAAAGCTGGGAACAATTTTTCAATTTCTATCAATGCAGATTCTAAAGAGGAAGCGGATAAATTATTCAACGGACTTTCTGCTGGTGGACAAGTAACAATGGCGATGGCAGATACTTTCTGGGGAGCTTATTTCGGAATGTTTACCGATAAATTCGACATCAATTGGATGGTAAATTATGACGATCCTGCTAAAATGCAACAACATCCATAGTATTCATATTTTGTATATGAAGCATAGGTAAAAATAACCGGCAGATCGTTCTGTCGGTTTTTATTTTAACCACAAAAGCAACAAAAGATTAACACATTAGTATTTTAAGTTAACCAATAGACCGCAAGTAAGATCACATTAGCTTTAAAAATATTTGATTTTATTGTTTTGAGAGCTTTATGTTTTAAAAACAGCTAAATTTTAAATCATTCATGGCTTTTGTATCTTTTGTGGTTAAATTTTTAATTAGTTTAAACTAAAAAGATAAATTTTCATAAAATATTTTTTTTGCTTATTATTGATAATCGAAATCACTTTTTAAATTGTGATAGATTTTAGTAATAAACTATTTTTCTAAAAATAAAATGTAAAAGAATAAATTATGAAGATTTTAAAGTCACTGGCTTTGATTATTTTCACTTTGGGAGCAGCAAAATCGTTTGCTCAGAAAAGTGATCTTGGAGCTTGGTATATGTATTTTGGGAACAATAAAATCAGTAAAAAATTAAACTTTCATAACGAGATCCAGTATCGTAATTTTGATGGGATTGGAGATTTAGAACAGCTTTTAATTCGTACCGGAATAGGATATGATTTAACGGAAAATAATAACAATGTTTTGTTAGGATATGGTTTTATTTTAAGTCAGCCTTACGTAAACGGTGAAAAAAAGGAAAATATCGAACACCGAATTTTTCAGCAATATATCACAAAACAGAAGTTTGGGAGATTCTACCTTCAGCACCGTTACCGGTTGGAAGAACGCTTTCTGCAGGACGATTTTAGGATGAGGTTCCGTTATATGTTAGGTTTAAATATTCCGATCAATAACAAAGAAATGCTTCCAAAAACTTTTTATGGATCTGTGTATAATGAGATTTTCTTAAATTTAAACAGTCCGACTTTCGACAGAAATAGAGTTTACGGAGCGTTGGGATATGTTATCAATAAAAACCTGAGAATTGAAGCAGGTTATATGAATCAGATTCAGGAAAACAAAAACCGCGGACAAGTTCAGATTGGTTTTTATAACAATATTCCGTTTAATAAAAATTAAAAACTAAAACACAAAAAACACGTATGCACTCAGGTAAAAAATTTAGCGCTGTTGAATTTATAGTCTGGACAAGAAGAAGTATCTATTGTTTAGCCATTTTAGCGGCAATTCCGACGGTATTATATTTCTTCGGATGGAAATTTCTGTATGTTCCGTGGCAGCCGATCGCAATCATGGGAACTGCGGTTGCTTTTATTGTTGGTTTTAAAAACAATGCAAGTTACAGCCGACTTTGGGAAGCCAGACAGATTTATGGCGCTATCATCAACGACAGCCGAAGTTTTGGATATATTTTGAGAGATGCTCTTTCGGGAAAAGATCCGAAGAAAGTGAAAGAAATGTTTCTGCGTCATTATGCGTGGCTCACTGCGCTTCGTTTTCAGCTTCGTGAATCGAGAGCTTGGGAAAATATGAGTACCGCACAATTTGACGAATATTCAAAAAAATATGACATCCCGGAAAGACTTTCTAAGCTGGATGATGAATTGAAAAAATATCTCTCAGAATCAGAACTTCAATATATTTTAAGTAAGAAAAACAGAGCAACACAATTGATGGCGAGTCAGAGCAAAGAGTTATCGGAAATTTATTCAAAAGGAGAAATTAATGATTTCCAATGGACGCAGATCAATCAGCAATTAGTAAAATTTACAGATAATCAGGGAAAAGCGGAGAGAATTAAAAACTTTCCTTATCCGAGAAATTTTTCTTCGATCACGACTTATTTGTTATTGTTATTCATTGTTTTTGTGCCTTTCGGATTACTAAAAGAGTTTGATAAACTGGGCGACGGAACTATTGTTGAAGGCTTTACGGTTTGGTTTAATATTCCGTTTTCGCTGTTGGTAACCTGGTGTTTTCATACATTAGATAGTGTAGGAGAGGCTTCTGTCAATCCTTTTGAAGGTAGTCCGAATGATGTCCCAATTACACAAATCAGCCGTACGATTGAGATCGATATGAGAGATATGCTGGATGAATCTGATCTTCCACCAGCAATTGTTCCGAAGAATAATATTGTACTTTAAAAAATTGAAAATAGTTAATCACACAGTAAATTAACATAGTCTTTGTCATTCCGGAGGAATCTCCATATCACAATTAAAGCATAGTATAGATTCCTGCGGAATGACAAAAATGTTCGATAAATTGAAAATATTTAATTGCGATTAACCAAAAAACATAACACTAAAAAAACAAAAATAAATGATTCACACTTACGTCATCATATCAATTGCAGTCCTATTATCTGTGATGATATTGGTAATGATCGGGCAAAAACTAAAAGTGGCTTATCCCATCTTTTTAGTGATTGCAGGTTTATTAATAAGCCTTATTCCGGGAATGCCACATATTGAGATAGAGCCGGATTTGGTATTCCTGATTTTCCTACCTCCAATTTTATTTGAAGCCGCTTGGTTTACGTCATGGCAGGATTTTCATAAATGGAGAAAACAGATATTTTCAATGGCTTTCGGGTTGGTTTTCCTTACCTCAATTGTCGTAGCTTATCTTTCTTCATCGATAATTCCCGGGCTTACGGTTGCGATGGGATTCTTGTTGGGAGGAGTGAATTCTCCGCCTGATGCTGTGGCCGCAACTTCTGTTTTAAAACACGTTAAAATTCCTAAAAAGATCACAAGTATTTTGGAAGGAGAAAGTTTGATCAACGATGCATCGAGTTTAATTGTATTTAAATTTGCCTTGGCTGCCGTGATTTCAGGGCAGTTTGTATTCAGGGATGCGGTTCAGGATTTCTTCACAATGGCGGTCGGAGGAATTGCGATCGGTGTGGCTGCCGGATTTTTATTTGGAGCATTTTTAAGACTTATTCCGTCAAATTCGAATATTGATACGGTGATTACGCTGATAGTTCCTTACATTATGTATGTTGGCGCGGAACATTTCCATTTTTCAGGAGTGTTGGCGGTGGTTGCCGGAGGTTTATTGATGTCTTATAATTCGCATTGCTACCTCAGTCATACTTCGAGAATTCAATCCGGAAACGTTTGGAGTGTTCTTATTTTCTTAATGAATACGATCATTTTCATTCTTATCGGACTTGAATTACCAATTGTCGTGGCAGCAATGAAAGATTACACTATTTCAGAAGGTATTTTTTATAGTGTCGTGATCGGAGGAGCAATTGTTTTAACGAGAGTTATTTACAGTTATACCTTAATGTATTTTCCAAGGCTTTGTTCGAAAGAATTAAGGTTAAAAGTCCCCAAACCCGATTGGAAGGAACCTTTTATTATCAGTTTTGCAGCAATGAGGGGAGTGGTTTCCTTGGCTGCAGCCCTTTCAATCCCAGCATTTTTACCAAATGGCGAAGCTTTTCCGCATCGGAATATCATTTTGTTCGTAACTTTCGTTATAATATTAATTACGTTGGTTGGACAAGGATTGTTATTGTCGCCGATTTTAAAATTATTAAAAGTAAGTGATGCCGGAAGTGAGCTTCCAGAAGAAAAACAGGAAGTTATTTTAATGAAAAAATTAAAGGAAACGGCTTTACATAAATTGGATAATGATTTTTCAGGATTGGCAGAAACAAACAGCTTGGTGCGTCATCAAAAACATAGACTTGAAAATGAAATGATGATGATGACCGATAAAGCCAACTGCATGGCGTCCACCGGAGATTATGTTACTGCGATGAATGAAAATAAAGATGTTTTAAGACAGATCATTCAGGCGCAGAGAAATGAACTTCACCGTATGAAACGTGAAAAAACATTTGATGATCATGTGATGAGAACCATCGAAATGCAACTGGATTTTGATGAAGCAAAAATCACAGGATTTGCCCATTAAATGAAAAATTAAAAGAATATGAGTACACCAATCACCGTTCAGTTTAAAATAAATGCTCCGATCGAAAAGGTTTGGAAAGCATTAACCGATAAAAACGAAATGAAAAGCTGGTATTTTGATATTCCGGATTTTGAATTGGAAGTTGGAAAACAGTTTAATTTCTACGAACCTGGAGATGAGAAAAAATATCATCATCAGGGAGATATTTTAGAAATTATTCCACATCAGAAAGTGAAACATTCTTGGACTTATCCTGAATTTTCAAATGGAAGAAGCGTTGTGACTTGGGAAATTCAACCTGATGATAAAGAAACAATCGTTACATTGATTCATGAAAATA harbors:
- a CDS encoding VOC family protein, producing MASVNVYLTFNGNCKEAFDFYKSVFGGEYPYIGTFGEMPPMEGKEASEEDKDKIMHVSLPISKETTLMGSDTGGEWASNYKAGNNFSISINADSKEEADKLFNGLSAGGQVTMAMADTFWGAYFGMFTDKFDINWMVNYDDPAKMQQHP
- a CDS encoding Na+/H+ antiporter gives rise to the protein MIHTYVIISIAVLLSVMILVMIGQKLKVAYPIFLVIAGLLISLIPGMPHIEIEPDLVFLIFLPPILFEAAWFTSWQDFHKWRKQIFSMAFGLVFLTSIVVAYLSSSIIPGLTVAMGFLLGGVNSPPDAVAATSVLKHVKIPKKITSILEGESLINDASSLIVFKFALAAVISGQFVFRDAVQDFFTMAVGGIAIGVAAGFLFGAFLRLIPSNSNIDTVITLIVPYIMYVGAEHFHFSGVLAVVAGGLLMSYNSHCYLSHTSRIQSGNVWSVLIFLMNTIIFILIGLELPIVVAAMKDYTISEGIFYSVVIGGAIVLTRVIYSYTLMYFPRLCSKELRLKVPKPDWKEPFIISFAAMRGVVSLAAALSIPAFLPNGEAFPHRNIILFVTFVIILITLVGQGLLLSPILKLLKVSDAGSELPEEKQEVILMKKLKETALHKLDNDFSGLAETNSLVRHQKHRLENEMMMMTDKANCMASTGDYVTAMNENKDVLRQIIQAQRNELHRMKREKTFDDHVMRTIEMQLDFDEAKITGFAH
- a CDS encoding SRPBCC family protein, giving the protein MSTPITVQFKINAPIEKVWKALTDKNEMKSWYFDIPDFELEVGKQFNFYEPGDEKKYHHQGDILEIIPHQKVKHSWTYPEFSNGRSVVTWEIQPDDKETIVTLIHENIEAFDDLGENFSRESFTEGWNGIIGQSLRQYLEK
- a CDS encoding SRPBCC family protein, translating into MKILKRIAIVLASILIFWMILAAFISGDCNYEKSISINAPVEKIWQNTNTLKSMDQWSPWNDLDPNMKKDWTGTTGQQGEKVCWESKEAGNGCQEVKKVDPAKKRIDTDIKFLTPYESEAHAYVTVVPEGNGSKATWGFTSKIPYPFTVMKMFMNMEDAIGKDYQKGLSRLKEMSEKP
- a CDS encoding DUF2490 domain-containing protein, with the translated sequence MKILKSLALIIFTLGAAKSFAQKSDLGAWYMYFGNNKISKKLNFHNEIQYRNFDGIGDLEQLLIRTGIGYDLTENNNNVLLGYGFILSQPYVNGEKKENIEHRIFQQYITKQKFGRFYLQHRYRLEERFLQDDFRMRFRYMLGLNIPINNKEMLPKTFYGSVYNEIFLNLNSPTFDRNRVYGALGYVINKNLRIEAGYMNQIQENKNRGQVQIGFYNNIPFNKN
- a CDS encoding bestrophin family protein, whose protein sequence is MHSGKKFSAVEFIVWTRRSIYCLAILAAIPTVLYFFGWKFLYVPWQPIAIMGTAVAFIVGFKNNASYSRLWEARQIYGAIINDSRSFGYILRDALSGKDPKKVKEMFLRHYAWLTALRFQLRESRAWENMSTAQFDEYSKKYDIPERLSKLDDELKKYLSESELQYILSKKNRATQLMASQSKELSEIYSKGEINDFQWTQINQQLVKFTDNQGKAERIKNFPYPRNFSSITTYLLLLFIVFVPFGLLKEFDKLGDGTIVEGFTVWFNIPFSLLVTWCFHTLDSVGEASVNPFEGSPNDVPITQISRTIEIDMRDMLDESDLPPAIVPKNNIVL